A single Streptomyces mirabilis DNA region contains:
- a CDS encoding ABC transporter permease — protein sequence MTAIVRILARRVALLVPLMLGIVLFVFLVMRFSDVDPASAFFQGANPTPRQLHDFRQQNGLLDPLPVRYVHFIGDLLHGDLGTSALTRAPVVDQVTTALPLTLQLTFLGLAIAVMLALLGGVTAAIHRDRLPDQVIRVVSLTGVAAPGFWLALLMIQYLAVDRGWFPTGGYINPGDSLSGWLKTMTLPAFALSLPVAAQLTRIVRTAVVEELDKDYVRTAIGSGLPPVVVVGRNVLRNALINPLTVLGLRVGYLLGGAVVIETIFSLPGMGKLMIDAVKNGDPAVVQGVVLTTATGFVVVNLVIDILYLLVNPRLRDAT from the coding sequence ATGACGGCCATCGTCCGCATCCTGGCCCGCCGTGTCGCCCTGCTCGTGCCGCTGATGCTCGGCATCGTGCTGTTCGTGTTCCTGGTGATGCGGTTCTCGGACGTCGACCCGGCGTCCGCGTTCTTCCAGGGCGCCAACCCCACTCCGCGGCAACTGCACGACTTCCGGCAGCAGAACGGCCTGCTCGACCCCCTCCCGGTGCGCTACGTCCACTTCATCGGCGATCTGCTCCACGGCGACCTGGGCACCAGCGCGCTGACCCGGGCGCCGGTCGTCGACCAGGTCACCACCGCGCTGCCGCTCACCCTCCAGCTCACCTTCCTGGGCCTCGCCATCGCGGTGATGCTCGCGCTGCTCGGCGGGGTCACCGCCGCGATCCACCGCGACCGGCTGCCCGACCAGGTCATCCGGGTCGTGTCGCTGACCGGGGTCGCGGCGCCCGGCTTCTGGTTGGCGCTGCTGATGATCCAGTACCTGGCCGTGGACCGGGGCTGGTTCCCGACCGGCGGATACATCAACCCCGGTGACTCGCTGAGTGGCTGGCTGAAGACGATGACGCTCCCCGCCTTCGCGCTCTCCCTCCCGGTCGCCGCCCAGCTCACCCGGATCGTGCGCACGGCCGTGGTCGAGGAGCTGGACAAGGACTACGTCCGGACGGCGATCGGCAGCGGACTGCCGCCGGTGGTCGTGGTCGGCCGCAATGTGCTCCGCAACGCGCTGATCAACCCGCTGACCGTGCTCGGCCTGCGCGTCGGCTATCTGCTCGGCGGCGCGGTCGTCATCGAGACGATCTTCTCGCTCCCCGGCATGGGCAAGTTGATGATCGACGCCGTGAAGAACGGCGACCCGGCGGTCGTCCAGGGCGTCGTCCTGACCACGGCCACCGGGTTCGTGGTCGTGAACCTCGTCATCGACATCCTGTATCTGCTGGTCAATCCGCGACTGAGGGATGCCACGTGA
- a CDS encoding ABC transporter substrate-binding protein, which translates to MRDVTDHSALHRRRFLKYSGALAAAGALSSSLAACSSGPQSTNDTGGGKGGKDATLTAVIGYGNDGSWDPTQTASAFAMAANNHIYEGLLDTDPLSREPYAALATQVPGDLSGTSWKFTLRAGATFHDGKPVTADDVVFVFDRILDPKTQTLGKGFFASWLKEARKIDASNVELVLKFPFPEGIARLTLAKIMPKHVFSRPGAWDDAIKGKAVGSGPYRQTAHHPKSNTTFEAFAAYNGPRKPAFKKMNWLTIVDAAPRVAKISGASAGAQIADNIPYANIEQLRKGGITVEGGAGMNNLFLMFNTKHKPFDDVRVRQALHYAIDTGKMVEVALHGHGKPSSSFLNEGNPAYRPAKTMYGYDPQKAEQLLKAAGVSGLKIEILSVNVSWIVDCLPTIKASWDAIGVETTLSPQETTAVFTKMDQKQDYQVVAAASNPNQFGLDADLIMHYNYGPENLWMQYARWAGDPVAKQLFKDMDLATREPDADKKKTMIQDYIDVVAEQAVLYPVVHNELMTAWDPRKLTGIRAQPYPGVNLLQAKWA; encoded by the coding sequence GTGCGCGACGTGACCGACCACTCGGCGCTGCACCGCCGACGTTTCCTGAAGTACTCCGGCGCCCTCGCCGCGGCCGGGGCCCTCTCCTCATCGCTGGCGGCCTGCTCGTCCGGGCCGCAGTCAACCAATGACACCGGCGGCGGGAAGGGCGGCAAGGACGCGACGCTCACCGCCGTCATCGGCTACGGGAACGACGGCAGCTGGGACCCGACACAGACCGCGTCCGCCTTCGCCATGGCGGCCAACAACCACATCTACGAAGGTCTGCTGGACACGGACCCCCTCTCGCGCGAGCCGTACGCGGCGCTCGCGACCCAGGTACCGGGCGATCTCAGCGGTACGTCCTGGAAGTTCACGCTGCGGGCCGGGGCCACCTTCCACGACGGGAAGCCCGTCACCGCCGACGACGTGGTCTTCGTCTTCGACCGGATCCTCGACCCGAAGACGCAGACCCTCGGCAAGGGCTTCTTCGCGAGCTGGCTGAAGGAGGCCCGGAAGATCGACGCGTCGAACGTCGAACTGGTGCTGAAGTTCCCCTTCCCGGAAGGCATCGCGCGGCTCACCCTCGCCAAGATCATGCCCAAGCACGTCTTCTCCCGGCCCGGTGCCTGGGACGACGCGATCAAAGGGAAGGCGGTGGGCTCGGGGCCGTACCGGCAGACCGCCCACCACCCCAAGTCGAACACCACCTTCGAGGCGTTCGCCGCCTACAACGGCCCGCGCAAACCGGCCTTCAAGAAGATGAACTGGCTGACGATCGTGGACGCGGCCCCGCGCGTCGCGAAGATCTCGGGCGCGAGCGCCGGGGCCCAGATCGCCGACAACATCCCGTACGCCAACATCGAGCAGCTGAGGAAGGGCGGCATCACCGTCGAGGGCGGCGCGGGGATGAACAACCTCTTCCTGATGTTCAACACCAAGCACAAGCCCTTCGACGACGTACGGGTGCGCCAGGCCCTGCACTACGCCATCGACACCGGCAAGATGGTCGAGGTCGCCCTGCACGGACACGGCAAGCCGTCGAGCTCGTTCCTCAACGAGGGGAACCCGGCCTACCGGCCGGCGAAGACCATGTACGGGTACGACCCGCAGAAGGCCGAGCAGCTCCTGAAAGCCGCCGGGGTCTCCGGGCTGAAGATCGAGATCCTGTCCGTGAACGTCAGCTGGATCGTCGACTGTCTGCCGACCATCAAGGCGTCCTGGGACGCGATCGGCGTCGAGACCACGCTCTCGCCGCAGGAGACGACGGCCGTCTTCACGAAGATGGACCAGAAGCAGGACTACCAGGTGGTGGCCGCCGCCTCGAACCCCAACCAGTTCGGCCTCGACGCCGACCTGATCATGCACTACAACTACGGCCCCGAGAACCTGTGGATGCAGTACGCCCGGTGGGCGGGCGACCCGGTCGCGAAACAGCTCTTCAAGGACATGGACCTGGCGACACGGGAGCCGGACGCCGACAAGAAGAAGACGATGATCCAGGACTACATCGACGTCGTCGCCGAACAGGCCGTGCTCTACCCGGTCGTGCACAACGAGCTGATGACGGCCTGGGACCCCAGGAAGCTCACGGGGATCAGGGCCCAGCCCTATCCGGGCGTCAACCTCCTCCAGGCCAAGTGGGCCTGA